The Buttiauxella selenatireducens genome has a window encoding:
- a CDS encoding ABC transporter permease subunit, translating into MAIDQRKATPLAPTTPQHVGKSASLKKALFGDLMQTVGILPILILIVAVFGFITPNFFTESNLLNIARQSSINIVLAAGMTFIILTGGIDLSVGSILGTTAVTAMVVSLMPGWESLSIPAALMMGTGLGLFNGMLVAWAGLPPFIVTLGTYTALRGAAYLLADGTTVINSNINFEWIGNSYLGPIPWLVVIALAVIVVCWFILRRTTLGVHIYAVGGNMQAARLTGIKVWMVLLFVYGMSGLLSGLGGVMSASRLYSANGNLGAGYELDAIAAVILGGTSFVGGIGTITGTLVGALIIATLNNGMTLMGVSYFWQLVIKGAVIIIAVLIDKYRTRHHQSA; encoded by the coding sequence ATGGCAATTGATCAACGTAAAGCAACGCCGCTGGCGCCAACCACACCGCAACACGTCGGCAAATCCGCCTCGTTGAAAAAAGCGTTATTCGGCGATTTGATGCAAACCGTCGGTATTTTGCCGATTTTGATCCTGATCGTGGCGGTATTTGGTTTTATTACGCCGAACTTTTTTACCGAATCTAACCTGCTGAACATTGCCCGCCAGTCGTCGATCAATATCGTTCTCGCCGCCGGGATGACTTTCATTATTTTGACCGGCGGTATCGACCTTTCTGTCGGCTCGATTCTTGGTACCACGGCGGTGACAGCAATGGTGGTTTCGCTGATGCCGGGCTGGGAGTCGCTGTCGATTCCTGCCGCGCTGATGATGGGCACCGGGCTTGGATTGTTTAATGGCATGTTGGTCGCCTGGGCAGGATTACCGCCATTTATCGTCACGCTCGGCACCTATACCGCTTTGCGCGGTGCGGCCTATTTGCTGGCTGACGGCACCACGGTGATTAATTCCAATATCAATTTTGAATGGATTGGTAACTCGTATCTGGGACCGATTCCATGGCTGGTAGTGATTGCGCTGGCGGTGATTGTAGTGTGCTGGTTCATCCTGCGGCGCACCACGCTCGGCGTTCATATTTATGCGGTCGGCGGCAACATGCAGGCGGCACGTCTGACGGGGATTAAAGTCTGGATGGTTCTGTTGTTCGTTTATGGCATGAGCGGGCTGCTTTCAGGCCTGGGCGGTGTGATGAGCGCATCGCGATTGTATAGCGCCAACGGCAACCTCGGCGCAGGTTATGAGTTGGATGCCATTGCGGCGGTCATTCTCGGTGGCACCAGTTTTGTCGGCGGTATTGGCACGATAACCGGCACGCTGGTTGGCGCATTGATTATCGCCACGCTCAACAATGGCATGACGTTAATGGGCGTTTCGTATTTCTGGCAACTGGTGATCAAGGGTGCGGTGATCATCATTGCGGTGCTGATCGACAAATACCGTACCCGTCACCATCAAAGTGCATAG
- a CDS encoding ABC transporter substrate-binding protein: protein MRLKLIAAALLIASAPFVQAKELKSIGVTVGDLANPFFVQITKGAELEARKLAGDNVKVTLVSSGYDLGQQVSQIDNFIAAKVDMIILNAADSKGIGPAVKRAKDAGIVVVAVDVAAEGADATITSNNTQAGEMACKYISDRLKNKGNVVIINGPPVSAVQNRVEGCETEFKKHPEIKVLSSNQNAKGSREGGLEVMTSLLAANPKIDGVFAINDPTAIGADLAAKQAQRNEFFIVGVDGSPDAEEALKRGGSTLFVATPAQDPQVMAAKAVEIGYDILQGKPAPKEPVLIPVTMIDKNNIGTYKGWTVK from the coding sequence ATGCGTTTAAAGCTAATAGCCGCCGCACTCCTGATTGCGAGCGCGCCATTTGTTCAGGCAAAAGAATTGAAATCCATCGGAGTGACGGTGGGCGATCTCGCCAACCCGTTCTTCGTGCAGATTACCAAAGGGGCGGAGCTTGAAGCCCGCAAACTTGCAGGCGATAACGTGAAAGTGACGCTGGTTTCCAGCGGTTACGATCTCGGCCAGCAGGTTTCTCAAATTGATAATTTTATCGCCGCCAAAGTCGACATGATAATCCTCAACGCGGCGGACTCTAAAGGGATCGGCCCTGCGGTAAAACGCGCGAAAGATGCCGGGATCGTGGTGGTAGCGGTTGACGTTGCCGCGGAAGGTGCGGATGCAACGATCACGTCGAACAACACCCAGGCGGGCGAAATGGCCTGTAAGTACATTTCGGATCGCCTGAAAAACAAAGGCAATGTGGTGATCATCAACGGGCCTCCGGTTTCCGCCGTGCAGAACCGTGTTGAAGGCTGCGAAACCGAGTTTAAAAAGCATCCAGAGATCAAAGTGCTTTCATCTAACCAGAACGCCAAAGGCAGCCGTGAAGGTGGCCTGGAAGTGATGACGTCATTATTGGCGGCGAATCCGAAGATCGACGGCGTATTTGCGATCAACGATCCGACCGCGATCGGCGCCGATCTGGCAGCGAAACAAGCACAACGTAATGAGTTCTTTATTGTTGGCGTGGATGGCAGCCCGGATGCGGAAGAAGCGCTGAAACGTGGTGGAAGTACGCTGTTTGTGGCGACGCCTGCGCAAGATCCGCAAGTGATGGCGGCGAAAGCGGTAGAGATTGGTTATGACATTCTGCAAGGCAAACCTGCGCCGAAAGAGCCGGTGCTGATCCCGGTGACAATGATCGATAAAAACAATATCGGGACGTATAAGGGCTGGACGGTGAAATAA